In Fusobacterium canifelinum, a genomic segment contains:
- a CDS encoding YoaK family protein produces the protein MNKQKLKKFFDNKEEFAPNERLWLFCMLMLIAGFWGGFTYSLRGKVFVNAQTGNLVFLSLGIASWDTALIKNALATFLAYFCGIITAEFISKEINKISFLIWERILLLFSLIVTICLGFIPETAPFEFTNFSIAFTAAMQFNTFEKAHGMGMATPFCTNHVKQASANFVRFLKTRDGNKLRISLSHLSMILSFITGATLSIFLGRFFLGKAIWFSSIFILITLYFFSKSLKTYKAKKLK, from the coding sequence ATGAATAAACAAAAATTAAAAAAATTTTTTGATAATAAAGAAGAATTTGCTCCAAATGAAAGACTTTGGCTTTTTTGTATGTTAATGTTAATAGCTGGTTTTTGGGGTGGTTTTACTTATTCATTAAGAGGAAAAGTTTTTGTAAATGCTCAAACTGGTAACTTAGTATTTTTATCATTAGGTATTGCCTCTTGGGATACTGCTTTAATAAAAAATGCTCTTGCCACATTTTTAGCTTACTTCTGTGGAATAATTACAGCCGAGTTTATTTCAAAAGAAATTAATAAAATCTCTTTTCTTATTTGGGAAAGAATTCTACTGCTTTTCAGTCTTATTGTAACCATATGTCTAGGTTTTATCCCTGAAACTGCTCCTTTTGAATTTACAAATTTCAGTATAGCCTTTACTGCTGCAATGCAATTTAATACCTTTGAAAAGGCTCATGGAATGGGAATGGCCACTCCATTTTGTACTAACCATGTAAAACAAGCTTCTGCTAATTTTGTTAGATTTTTAAAAACAAGAGATGGTAATAAATTAAGAATTTCTTTAAGCCATTTAAGTATGATATTATCTTTTATTACAGGTGCAACACTATCAATATTTTTAGGAAGATTTTTCTTAGGAAAGGCTATTTGGTTTTCTTCAATCTTTATACTTATAACCTTATATTTCTTTTCAAAATCTTTAAAAACTTATAAAGCTAAAAAATTAAAATAA
- a CDS encoding ABC transporter ATP-binding protein translates to MINISNIKKTFYSALGEEKAVFNGLNLEINQGDFISVIGSNGAGKTTLLNTISGNIDLDDGYIEVDGKNINNLAKHKRGEFISKVYQNPALGTAPSMTIFENLSMADNKGKTFGLSLGLNYSRKKYYMNLLKELDLGLENLLDTEVQYLSGGQRQCLALIMATLNQPKVLLLDEHTAALDPKTSKIIMDKTEEIVEKSEIPTLMITHNLQDAIRYGNRLIMLHNGEIILDIKGKEKEELTQDTLMEIFQKKATYSDVM, encoded by the coding sequence ATGATAAATATATCAAATATAAAAAAAACATTTTATTCTGCATTAGGTGAAGAAAAAGCTGTATTCAATGGATTAAATTTAGAAATAAATCAAGGAGATTTTATCTCAGTTATAGGAAGTAATGGAGCAGGAAAGACTACTCTACTTAATACTATTAGTGGAAATATAGATTTAGATGATGGCTATATTGAAGTTGATGGAAAAAATATAAATAATTTGGCTAAACATAAAAGAGGAGAATTCATATCTAAAGTTTATCAAAACCCTGCATTGGGAACAGCTCCTTCTATGACTATATTTGAAAATTTATCTATGGCAGATAATAAAGGGAAAACATTTGGTTTAAGTTTAGGCTTAAATTATTCAAGAAAAAAATACTATATGAATTTATTAAAAGAGTTGGATTTAGGTTTAGAAAATTTACTTGATACAGAAGTTCAATATCTATCAGGTGGGCAAAGACAATGTCTTGCATTAATAATGGCAACTTTAAATCAACCAAAAGTTTTATTACTTGATGAACATACAGCTGCCCTAGACCCTAAGACTTCAAAAATAATTATGGATAAAACAGAAGAGATAGTTGAAAAATCTGAAATACCAACTCTTATGATAACTCATAATTTGCAGGATGCTATAAGATATGGTAATCGTTTAATTATGCTTCATAATGGAGAAATTATTTTAGATATAAAGGGCAAAGAAAAAGAAGAGTTGACACAAGATACTTTAATGGAAATCTTCCAAAAGAAAGCAACTTACTCAGATGTGATGTAA
- a CDS encoding secretin N-terminal domain-containing protein, which translates to MKKFTLIIFLILNTFIFPAALNRDIDIIDMPLHEVLAILSKETGKNLICSKEAKDIVIDTYFNRGEDANSVLEFLAETYDLSMKKENNTTIFMLQSEKNSKKAKIIGKVTSNNMALKNAKVELKDLNKIVYTDSSGNFIIDNIPKDVYVCKISKKGYEERGEIIDTVKSINVLNVDLKENQDNYENKNTSDELSNSNFYEIDGKFYYTKTFSLFNVSPDEVSRILHETFGENIKVSTLSKVNKLVVSAERDILENAISIIEDIDKNPKQVKITSQILDISNNLFEELGFDWVYRQNVESQERNSLTAIILGKAGLNGVGSTVNIVRQFNNKSDVLSTGINLLEATNDLVVSSVPTLMIASGEEGEFKVTEEVVVGIKTHREDKKDRYSEPVFKEAGLIMKVKPFIKDNDYIILDISLELSDFKFKRNVLNLKDINSGTYNSEGGSKVGRGLTTKVRVKNGDTILLGGLKKSIQQNIESKIPILGDIPIISFFFKNTTKKNENSDMYIKLKVEIDE; encoded by the coding sequence ATGAAAAAATTTACATTAATCATATTTTTAATTTTAAATACCTTTATATTTCCTGCTGCTTTAAATCGTGATATAGATATTATTGATATGCCTTTACATGAGGTTTTAGCAATTTTGTCTAAGGAAACAGGAAAGAATTTAATTTGTTCAAAAGAAGCCAAAGATATTGTTATAGATACCTATTTCAATAGGGGAGAAGATGCAAATTCAGTATTAGAATTTCTTGCTGAAACTTATGATTTATCAATGAAAAAAGAAAATAATACTACAATTTTTATGTTACAAAGTGAGAAAAATAGCAAAAAAGCTAAAATTATTGGAAAGGTAACTTCAAATAATATGGCTTTAAAAAATGCAAAAGTAGAGTTAAAAGACTTGAATAAGATAGTTTATACAGATAGTAGCGGAAATTTTATTATTGATAATATACCAAAAGATGTGTATGTTTGTAAAATCTCAAAGAAAGGTTATGAAGAAAGAGGAGAAATAATAGATACTGTTAAGTCAATTAATGTATTAAATGTTGATTTAAAGGAAAATCAAGATAATTATGAAAATAAAAATACTTCTGATGAATTATCAAATTCAAATTTCTATGAAATAGATGGGAAATTTTACTACACAAAAACTTTTTCATTATTCAATGTTTCACCTGATGAAGTTTCAAGAATTTTACATGAAACGTTTGGAGAGAATATAAAGGTAAGTACTTTAAGTAAAGTAAATAAATTAGTGGTAAGTGCAGAAAGAGATATTTTGGAGAATGCTATATCTATAATAGAGGATATAGATAAAAATCCAAAACAAGTGAAGATAACTTCTCAAATTTTAGATATATCTAATAATTTATTTGAAGAATTAGGTTTTGACTGGGTATATAGACAAAATGTTGAAAGCCAAGAGAGAAATAGTCTAACAGCAATAATTTTAGGTAAAGCAGGATTAAATGGTGTGGGAAGCACTGTAAATATAGTAAGACAATTTAATAATAAAAGTGATGTATTGAGTACAGGAATAAATTTATTGGAAGCAACAAATGATTTAGTAGTAAGTTCAGTTCCTACTCTTATGATAGCAAGCGGAGAAGAGGGAGAATTTAAAGTAACAGAAGAAGTTGTTGTTGGAATAAAAACTCATAGAGAAGATAAAAAGGATAGATATAGTGAACCTGTTTTTAAGGAAGCAGGATTAATAATGAAAGTTAAACCTTTTATAAAAGATAATGACTATATAATTTTGGACATTAGTTTGGAATTGAGTGATTTTAAGTTTAAGAGAAATGTTTTAAATTTGAAAGATATAAATTCTGGAACATATAATTCGGAGGGAGGCTCTAAGGTTGGTAGAGGACTTACAACAAAGGTTAGAGTCAAGAATGGAGATACCATTTTGCTAGGGGGCTTAAAGAAATCTATTCAACAAAATATAGAAAGTAAAATTCCAATTTTAGGGGACATTCCTATCATAAGTTTCTTTTTTAAAAATACTACTAAAAAAAATGAAAACTCTGATATGTACATAAAACTTAAAGTTGAGATAGACGAGTAA
- a CDS encoding ABC transporter permease translates to MLQATIEQSLIFAIMVLGVYISFRILNFPDMTVDGTFPLGAAISAKLLTLGVNPYLTLLVALVAGAVAGAITGLIHVKLKVKDLLAGILVMTALYSVNLRVMGKSNIPLFEEDNIFNTEYSMMITIVVLILISKIILDYLLKTKFGFALKALGDNENLIVSLGLNGEKYKIYGLMIANAFVAFSGAILAQYQGFADVGMGTGIIVTGLASIIIGDTLFGKRRRLAGTTIVIIGSILYRGVIAVTLSMGMDASDLKLITSVIVIVILWIQKQKDKRRK, encoded by the coding sequence ATGTTACAGGCTACGATAGAGCAGAGCTTAATATTTGCAATAATGGTTTTAGGAGTTTATATATCTTTTAGGATATTAAACTTTCCAGATATGACAGTTGATGGAACTTTCCCTTTGGGAGCAGCAATTTCAGCAAAGTTATTAACTTTAGGAGTAAATCCATATTTAACATTGCTAGTTGCACTTGTTGCTGGAGCAGTAGCAGGGGCAATAACAGGACTTATTCATGTGAAATTAAAAGTTAAAGATTTACTTGCAGGAATTTTAGTTATGACTGCCCTATACAGTGTAAATTTAAGAGTTATGGGAAAGTCAAATATACCATTATTTGAGGAAGATAATATATTCAATACTGAATATTCAATGATGATAACTATTGTAGTTTTAATTTTGATAAGTAAGATTATCTTAGATTATTTATTAAAAACAAAGTTTGGATTTGCTTTAAAAGCATTAGGAGATAATGAAAATTTAATTGTGTCTTTAGGATTGAATGGAGAAAAATACAAAATATATGGACTTATGATAGCAAATGCCTTTGTAGCTTTTTCAGGAGCTATACTTGCACAATATCAAGGTTTTGCTGATGTAGGAATGGGAACAGGAATTATAGTTACAGGGCTTGCCTCAATAATAATTGGAGATACTTTATTTGGAAAGAGAAGAAGATTGGCAGGAACTACAATAGTAATAATTGGTTCAATATTATATAGAGGAGTTATAGCAGTAACTTTATCTATGGGTATGGATGCAAGTGATTTAAAATTAATTACTTCTGTAATTGTAATTGTAATTTTATGGATACAAAAGCAAAAAGATAAAAGGAGAAAATAA
- a CDS encoding type II secretion system protein, which translates to MNKNKAFSLMEVIVSVFILILVLIPSVKLNIQQIKTYSKIRNADSELHFFTSLNNYLKAENITNSHLEFNSYTDFITRFNNFGNSFQNLKNKNFNLIIDIEKTEVDFSNRKDNASLIKVEYRGDKKIYKNTLLKFEE; encoded by the coding sequence ATGAATAAAAATAAAGCCTTCTCCTTAATGGAGGTCATAGTTTCAGTTTTTATCTTAATTTTAGTTTTAATACCAAGTGTAAAACTAAATATACAACAAATAAAAACTTACTCTAAGATAAGAAATGCCGATAGTGAGTTACATTTTTTTACTTCTTTAAACAATTATTTAAAGGCAGAAAATATAACAAACTCTCACTTAGAATTTAATAGTTATACAGATTTTATAACAAGATTTAATAATTTTGGAAATTCCTTTCAAAATCTTAAAAATAAAAATTTTAATCTAATAATAGATATAGAAAAAACAGAAGTAGATTTTTCAAATAGAAAAGATAATGCAAGTTTAATTAAAGTGGAATATAGAGGGGATAAAAAAATTTATAAAAATACTCTTTTAAAATTTGAGGAATAA
- a CDS encoding PilN domain-containing protein — MFKKILPLSHIDDYIDRDTSKNTILNLENKFFNIFKIQVENIINEEDRKEKIEDRLEVIFPRYNSDDFVLKYEILKKDRKKENIVVYLLDLALLNDYIIDDMKDYGFVSIIPSFFVCREKKESNHYFNFDISETMLVVTEYMNNNILDISTFKLSKSSFDNEEEVDIEDKYSIANSYLINIEDDIEIIFTGSKINFDELDLNNKNYSYFEVESLDFTKYLNFLPDDIKNKYFLYYVNTKYLYTLLIISIITVLSTIILYHNIHRSEEKLEQLEAESSSLEDEINEARNEMEEIEKQHKDLLEYIEKEEYKDFKISSLLEELSYLCPSGVKISSIEYDENKIFNIEGSTGKIDNVVKFLENITNSKNFKLYNYDYILRKENEIEFKLEIKYF, encoded by the coding sequence ATGTTTAAAAAGATTTTACCTTTAAGCCATATTGATGATTACATAGATAGAGATACTAGTAAAAACACTATTCTTAATTTGGAGAATAAATTTTTTAATATTTTTAAAATTCAGGTTGAAAATATAATAAATGAAGAGGATAGAAAAGAGAAGATTGAAGATAGATTGGAAGTTATTTTTCCAAGATATAATTCAGATGATTTTGTATTGAAATATGAAATCTTAAAAAAGGATAGGAAGAAAGAAAATATAGTTGTTTATCTGCTAGATTTAGCACTTTTGAATGACTATATTATTGATGATATGAAGGACTATGGTTTTGTTTCAATTATTCCTTCTTTTTTTGTATGTAGAGAGAAAAAAGAAAGCAATCATTATTTTAACTTTGATATTAGCGAAACTATGCTAGTTGTAACAGAGTATATGAACAATAATATTCTTGATATTTCAACTTTTAAACTATCAAAATCTTCTTTTGATAATGAGGAAGAGGTTGATATTGAAGATAAATATAGTATTGCAAATAGTTATTTGATAAATATTGAAGATGATATAGAGATTATTTTTACTGGAAGTAAGATAAATTTTGATGAATTAGATTTAAACAATAAAAATTATTCATATTTTGAAGTTGAAAGTTTAGATTTTACTAAATATCTTAATTTCTTACCTGATGATATAAAAAATAAATACTTTCTTTACTATGTAAATACTAAATATTTGTATACTCTTTTGATAATTTCAATTATAACAGTCTTATCAACAATAATACTTTATCATAATATTCATAGGTCAGAGGAGAAGTTAGAACAGTTAGAGGCTGAAAGTTCAAGCCTTGAAGATGAAATAAATGAAGCAAGAAATGAAATGGAAGAAATTGAAAAGCAACATAAGGACTTATTGGAATATATAGAAAAGGAAGAATATAAAGATTTTAAAATAAGTTCTCTTTTAGAAGAATTGAGTTATTTATGTCCAAGTGGAGTGAAGATTTCTTCAATAGAATATGATGAAAATAAAATTTTTAATATAGAGGGAAGTACAGGAAAAATTGATAATGTAGTCAAATTTTTAGAAAATATTACAAATTCTAAAAATTTTAAGTTATATAACTATGACTATATTTTAAGAAAAGAAAATGAAATTGAATTTAAACTTGAAATTAAATATTTTTAA
- a CDS encoding ABC transporter substrate-binding protein codes for MKKLLTVLGLMLGLTTLSVAAEKEIKVGITQIVEHPSLDAARKGVEKALKEKGRGKNIKIEYQSAQGDFGTAQLIAKSYVSSKKDVIIAISTPSAQAALNATKTIPIVYTAVTDGASAGLKGNNITGTSDMSPLDKQAELIKTLLPNAKKVGFLYNPSEQNSLLLLEKFKGIAKAKGLTVVEKGVSSVNDINLAIDSLLSQIDVLYIPTDNLVYSSASLVIQKANRKNVPVIASTNDIVEKGALATESIDYEKLGYQTGERVIDVLNGKAPKDIPVETLKQTTLVINQKIAKKYNISLDNPKLKNAVKY; via the coding sequence ATGAAAAAATTATTAACTGTATTAGGATTGATGTTAGGTTTAACAACTTTATCAGTGGCAGCTGAAAAAGAAATTAAAGTAGGAATAACACAAATAGTTGAACACCCATCATTAGATGCTGCAAGAAAAGGTGTAGAAAAGGCTTTAAAAGAAAAGGGAAGAGGAAAAAATATAAAAATAGAATACCAATCAGCACAAGGAGATTTTGGCACAGCACAATTAATTGCTAAGTCTTATGTCTCATCTAAAAAAGATGTAATAATTGCAATATCAACTCCAAGTGCTCAAGCTGCACTTAATGCAACAAAGACTATACCAATAGTTTATACAGCAGTAACAGATGGAGCTAGTGCAGGATTAAAAGGAAATAATATAACAGGAACTTCTGATATGTCACCTTTAGATAAACAGGCAGAGCTTATAAAAACTCTACTTCCAAATGCAAAGAAAGTGGGATTTTTATATAATCCTAGTGAACAAAATTCATTACTATTGCTAGAAAAATTTAAAGGAATTGCAAAAGCAAAAGGGCTTACTGTTGTAGAAAAAGGTGTTAGTTCAGTAAATGATATTAATTTAGCAATAGATTCTTTATTAAGTCAAATAGATGTCCTATATATACCAACTGATAATCTAGTGTATTCATCAGCTAGTCTAGTTATACAAAAAGCTAATAGAAAGAATGTGCCAGTTATAGCTTCAACAAATGATATTGTAGAAAAAGGAGCTTTGGCAACAGAAAGTATAGATTATGAAAAATTAGGATATCAAACAGGAGAAAGAGTAATAGATGTTTTAAATGGAAAAGCACCTAAGGATATTCCAGTAGAAACTTTAAAACAAACAACTTTGGTTATAAATCAAAAAATAGCTAAAAAATATAATATATCACTTGATAATCCAAAATTGAAAAATGCAGTAAAGTATTAA
- a CDS encoding PepSY domain-containing protein yields the protein MKKLLILGAIILGSIGFSTSVLAAISEQQAKDIVKKEAPNGEITKFKLDKENGKMVYEIEVMDGNIEKEYEIDAETGAIVKMEKEQKGNKNANSVNNPKISYDKAKEIALKNSKNGKFKEIELKHKNGVLVYDVEIAEGFMDREFLIDANTGEILRDKKDF from the coding sequence ATGAAAAAATTATTAATATTAGGAGCAATTATTTTAGGAAGTATAGGATTTTCAACAAGTGTTTTAGCAGCAATAAGTGAACAACAAGCAAAAGATATAGTTAAAAAAGAAGCTCCAAATGGAGAAATAACAAAATTTAAATTAGATAAAGAAAATGGAAAAATGGTTTATGAAATAGAAGTTATGGATGGAAATATTGAAAAAGAGTATGAAATAGACGCTGAAACAGGAGCTATTGTTAAAATGGAAAAAGAGCAAAAAGGAAACAAAAATGCTAATTCAGTAAATAATCCAAAAATTTCTTATGACAAAGCTAAAGAAATAGCATTAAAGAATTCTAAGAATGGAAAATTTAAAGAAATAGAGTTAAAACATAAAAATGGAGTATTAGTATATGATGTAGAAATTGCAGAAGGATTTATGGATAGAGAATTCCTTATAGATGCAAATACAGGAGAAATCTTAAGAGATAAAAAAGATTTCTAA
- a CDS encoding PBECR4 domain-containing protein: MIEKYMERNKKISISQVDILEFFNFYKEIAKYQYLYTLENSLKINLTFNESNFSHLLGLHKFKIVSKYRKQSDIIEAIKNESLNIKNLKSSEANVLINIKDRLGYFPCLNFLLNNVDKVVEFDSTKCIPTKLDATFLLNTSKISVSIYLAIKSIKNNEYNCVPISFFVDRINQYQINKQKEYKVIEFQKSLINV, from the coding sequence ATGATAGAAAAATATATGGAGAGAAATAAAAAAATTTCTATTAGTCAGGTAGATATTTTGGAGTTTTTTAATTTTTATAAAGAAATCGCTAAATATCAGTATTTATATACATTAGAAAATAGCCTAAAAATAAACTTAACATTTAATGAAAGCAATTTTTCACATTTATTAGGTTTGCATAAATTCAAAATAGTTTCAAAGTATAGAAAACAATCTGATATAATTGAAGCAATAAAAAATGAAAGTCTTAATATAAAAAACTTAAAATCAAGTGAAGCTAATGTACTAATTAATATAAAAGATAGATTGGGATATTTTCCTTGTTTAAATTTTTTATTAAATAATGTGGATAAAGTAGTTGAATTTGATTCTACTAAATGTATTCCTACAAAATTAGATGCAACTTTTCTATTGAATACTTCAAAAATAAGTGTTTCAATTTATTTAGCCATAAAATCAATAAAAAATAATGAGTATAATTGTGTTCCAATATCATTTTTTGTAGATAGAATAAATCAATATCAAATTAACAAACAAAAAGAATATAAAGTAATAGAATTTCAAAAGTCCTTAATAAATGTATAA
- a CDS encoding type II secretion system protein, whose amino-acid sequence MYINKNKALSFIEIIVAVTILLAVSFASLITFYSMNKSFLVMNSTYKREKEIMTFRDLVTSHIKWNESLEIRVTSISKSNPINSLGDLFLKPSEKEGNLLVLKIKNYDETEKKVEKYYRCFLFYEDKVNLSYFDDSNIHSLVNIFTGTVILENCTGKFIVENNILKVYLKDKDKEYEEILYYEQK is encoded by the coding sequence ATGTATATAAATAAAAATAAAGCCTTATCATTCATTGAAATTATAGTAGCAGTAACAATTTTGTTAGCAGTTAGTTTTGCTAGTTTAATTACATTCTATTCTATGAATAAAAGCTTTTTAGTCATGAACAGCACTTACAAAAGAGAAAAAGAAATAATGACTTTTAGAGATTTAGTAACAAGTCATATAAAATGGAATGAAAGCCTTGAAATAAGGGTTACTTCTATTTCAAAATCTAATCCTATAAATAGTTTAGGAGATTTATTTTTAAAGCCTAGTGAAAAAGAAGGAAATTTATTGGTATTAAAAATAAAAAATTATGATGAAACAGAAAAGAAAGTTGAAAAATATTATAGATGTTTTTTGTTTTATGAAGATAAAGTTAATTTAAGTTATTTTGATGATAGTAATATCCATTCTCTTGTAAATATTTTTACTGGAACAGTAATTTTAGAGAATTGTACAGGGAAATTTATAGTTGAGAATAATATTTTAAAGGTATATTTGAAAGATAAGGACAAAGAATATGAAGAAATATTGTACTATGAACAAAAATAA
- a CDS encoding formate--tetrahydrofolate ligase has translation MTDIQIAQAAKKENIVEIAKKLGLTEDDIEQYGKYKAKVNLDVLQKSKRPNGKLILVTAITPTPAGEGKSTVTIGLTQALNKLGKLSAAAIREPSLGPVFGMKGGAAGGGYAQVVPMEDINLHFTGDMHAIGIAHNLISACIDNHINSGNALGIDITKITWKRVVDMNDRALRNVVIGLGGKANGYPRQDSFQITVGSEIMAILCLSNSITELKEKIKNIVIGTSVEGKLIKVEDLHIEGAVAALLKDAIKPNLVQTLENTPVFIHGGPFANIAHGCNSILATKMALKLTDYVVTEAGFAADLGAEKFIDIKCRLGGLKPDCAVIVATVRALEHHGKGDLKAGLENLDKHIDNIKNKYKLPLVVAINKFITDTDEQIAMIEKFCNERGAEVSLCEVWAKGGEGGKDLAEKVLRAIDGNKTEFDYFYDINLTIKEKIEKICKEIYGADGVVFAPATKKVFDTIAAEGLEKLPVCMSKTQKSISDNPALLGKPTGFKVTINDLRLAVGAGFVIAMAGDIIDMPGLPKKPSAEVIDIDENGVISGLF, from the coding sequence ATGACTGATATTCAAATTGCACAAGCAGCTAAAAAGGAAAACATTGTAGAAATCGCTAAAAAATTAGGGTTGACAGAGGACGATATAGAACAATATGGAAAATATAAAGCTAAGGTTAATTTAGATGTTCTTCAAAAAAGTAAGAGACCTAATGGGAAATTAATTTTAGTAACAGCAATAACACCTACTCCAGCAGGTGAAGGAAAATCAACTGTAACTATTGGGCTTACACAAGCTTTAAACAAATTAGGTAAATTATCAGCAGCAGCAATAAGAGAACCATCTTTAGGACCAGTTTTTGGAATGAAAGGTGGAGCAGCAGGTGGAGGATACGCACAAGTTGTTCCTATGGAAGATATAAACCTACACTTTACTGGTGATATGCATGCAATAGGTATAGCTCATAACTTAATCTCTGCTTGTATAGATAACCATATCAATTCTGGAAATGCTTTAGGAATTGATATAACTAAAATAACTTGGAAAAGAGTTGTGGATATGAATGACAGAGCTCTTAGAAATGTAGTTATTGGACTTGGAGGAAAAGCTAATGGATATCCAAGACAAGATTCTTTCCAAATCACAGTTGGATCAGAAATAATGGCAATACTTTGCTTATCTAACTCAATAACTGAATTAAAAGAAAAAATTAAAAATATAGTTATTGGAACTTCAGTAGAAGGAAAATTAATAAAAGTTGAAGATTTACATATAGAAGGAGCAGTTGCTGCACTTCTTAAAGATGCTATAAAACCTAACTTAGTTCAAACATTAGAAAATACTCCAGTATTTATCCACGGAGGACCTTTCGCTAACATAGCTCATGGATGTAACTCAATACTTGCTACAAAAATGGCATTAAAATTAACTGACTATGTTGTTACAGAAGCAGGATTTGCTGCAGACTTAGGAGCTGAAAAATTCATAGACATCAAATGTAGACTTGGTGGATTAAAACCTGATTGTGCTGTTATAGTTGCAACAGTTAGAGCTTTAGAACATCATGGAAAAGGTGACTTAAAAGCAGGATTAGAAAACTTAGATAAACACATAGACAACATTAAAAATAAATATAAATTACCATTAGTTGTTGCAATTAACAAATTCATAACAGACACTGATGAACAAATTGCTATGATAGAAAAATTCTGTAATGAAAGAGGAGCAGAAGTTTCTCTATGTGAAGTTTGGGCAAAAGGTGGAGAAGGTGGAAAAGACCTTGCAGAAAAAGTTTTAAGAGCAATAGATGGTAATAAAACTGAATTTGATTATTTCTATGATATAAACTTAACTATCAAAGAAAAAATAGAAAAAATTTGTAAAGAAATTTATGGAGCAGATGGAGTTGTATTCGCACCTGCAACTAAAAAAGTATTTGATACAATAGCAGCTGAAGGTTTAGAAAAACTTCCAGTATGTATGTCAAAAACTCAAAAATCAATTTCTGATAATCCAGCATTATTAGGAAAACCTACTGGATTTAAAGTAACTATAAATGATTTACGTCTAGCTGTTGGAGCAGGATTTGTTATAGCTATGGCAGGAGATATCATAGATATGCCAGGATTACCTAAGAAACCATCAGCAGAAGTAATTGATATTGATGAAAATGGAGTTATCTCTGGATTATTCTAA
- a CDS encoding prepilin peptidase, protein MDRILIILLYILLFLVMYIDINKKYIPNILNFAILVLSIFICGIDKINSFFIGTSCYTLPILVFYGYISDILKKEVFGFGDIKLIISLGGLLYLGEINIFLQIYVFYLLVFSLATLYIIIYIVVSYCRNKPVKIRGVELAFAPYICLAFIIIYNFNLIERIIERIL, encoded by the coding sequence ATGGATAGAATTTTAATAATATTGCTATATATTTTATTATTTTTAGTTATGTATATAGATATTAATAAAAAATATATTCCTAATATTTTAAATTTTGCTATTCTAGTTCTTTCTATATTTATATGTGGTATAGATAAAATTAATAGTTTCTTTATAGGGACATCTTGTTACACTCTACCAATTTTAGTTTTCTATGGTTATATATCCGATATTTTGAAGAAAGAAGTCTTTGGTTTTGGCGATATAAAATTGATAATTTCTTTAGGAGGACTTCTATATCTGGGAGAGATAAATATTTTTTTACAAATTTATGTATTTTATCTTTTAGTATTTTCATTAGCGACCCTTTATATTATTATCTATATAGTTGTAAGTTATTGTAGAAATAAACCAGTGAAGATTAGAGGTGTAGAGTTAGCATTTGCCCCTTATATATGTTTAGCCTTTATTATTATTTATAATTTTAATTTAATAGAAAGAATAATTGAGAGGATATTATGA